In Turicibacter sanguinis, a genomic segment contains:
- a CDS encoding glycosyltransferase family 2 protein, giving the protein MEKLIMINFTVAAIFFVCYCYQFLYVATALVQKDKPHKEEKAHHFAVLIAARNEAEVIGHLIESIQAQTYQKGNVTVFVVADNCTDNTAQIARNLGAVVYERFNQDKIGKGYAMEYLLDQMERNNERFDGYFVFDADNVLDQNYILEMNKTFSDGYDIITSYRNSKNFGDNWISAGYAIWFLWESEYLNRGRMLLGTSCAVSGTGFFFSRRIIEKYDGWKFFLLTEDIQFTVDNVLSGEKIGYCRNAVLYDEQPIKFKQSFRQRLRWAKGFFQVFRQYGGNLMKGALRKNSSCFDMFMVISPAIFLTIFSILFNGLALLLGDFSRYEVAVIIRSLQQMIINIYFTLVAIGALTTFTQWNKIHTTNFKKVLYIFTFPLFMLTYIPITITALFKKVEWKPIEHSKAKTIAEIKEG; this is encoded by the coding sequence ATGGAAAAACTAATAATGATTAACTTTACGGTGGCAGCAATTTTTTTCGTCTGTTATTGTTATCAATTCCTATATGTAGCAACGGCCTTAGTTCAAAAAGATAAACCGCATAAAGAAGAAAAAGCTCATCATTTTGCCGTCTTAATCGCTGCACGAAATGAGGCAGAAGTGATTGGCCATTTGATTGAGAGTATTCAGGCACAAACGTATCAAAAGGGCAACGTAACGGTTTTTGTTGTCGCAGATAATTGTACGGATAATACCGCTCAAATTGCAAGAAATCTAGGAGCCGTCGTCTATGAACGCTTTAATCAAGATAAAATTGGTAAAGGCTATGCGATGGAATATTTACTAGACCAGATGGAAAGAAACAATGAGCGTTTTGACGGATATTTTGTTTTTGATGCGGATAATGTTTTGGATCAAAACTATATTTTAGAAATGAATAAAACGTTCTCCGATGGTTATGACATCATCACGAGTTATCGTAACTCCAAAAACTTTGGTGATAATTGGATTTCAGCGGGATACGCCATCTGGTTTTTATGGGAATCAGAATATTTAAATCGAGGACGTATGTTACTTGGAACAAGTTGCGCTGTCTCTGGAACAGGCTTCTTCTTTAGTCGTCGTATTATTGAAAAATATGACGGATGGAAATTTTTCTTGTTAACAGAAGATATTCAATTCACCGTAGATAATGTTCTTTCAGGCGAAAAAATTGGGTATTGCCGAAATGCCGTCTTATATGATGAGCAACCAATTAAATTCAAACAATCATTTAGACAACGTCTTCGTTGGGCAAAAGGATTTTTCCAAGTCTTTCGTCAATATGGTGGGAATTTAATGAAGGGGGCGCTTCGAAAAAACTCATCATGCTTTGACATGTTTATGGTCATTAGCCCAGCTATCTTCTTAACTATTTTTAGTATTTTATTTAATGGATTGGCTCTGTTATTGGGGGATTTCTCGCGTTATGAAGTGGCTGTTATTATTCGTAGTTTACAGCAAATGATTATTAATATTTACTTTACGTTAGTTGCCATCGGAGCGTTAACAACGTTTACGCAGTGGAATAAAATTCACACGACGAACTTCAAAAAAGTTCTGTATATTTTCACATTCCCATTATTTATGTTAACGTATATTCCTATTACGATTACGGCTTTATTTAAAAAAGTGGAATGGAAACCCATTGAACATAGTAAAGCAAAAACAATAGCTGAAATTAAGGAGGGATAA
- a CDS encoding TMEM164 family acyltransferase — protein sequence MLKQMSSAFFAPLDQYPSAGMFTSAHLISLLVCFVIVGVCLLASRKMQWKTVMKLTKILAVIITLLELIKIGYNFYFGYTWLDAWFPLSYCSLFIYALWLSGYGKGVFKKLGDAFIIMGALLGGIGFLIFPTTSLMRYPIWHYLCLYSLFFHTAMIYLSFMYLKQQKTLVNRKTYVYFSVYFMIGAMISIILNVLFGSNIMLLREPFNVPFAFVHEIQKHSQVAYTLLAMLAYLVGPALFSLIVKIILARQTRKFN from the coding sequence ATGCTAAAACAAATGAGTTCGGCATTTTTTGCGCCATTGGATCAATATCCAAGTGCAGGGATGTTTACAAGCGCCCATCTTATCTCATTATTGGTTTGTTTTGTGATAGTAGGTGTGTGTTTACTTGCCTCAAGAAAGATGCAGTGGAAAACAGTGATGAAGTTAACCAAAATCTTAGCGGTTATCATCACCCTTCTCGAGCTCATTAAAATTGGCTATAACTTTTATTTCGGCTATACCTGGTTAGATGCATGGTTCCCATTATCGTATTGCTCATTGTTTATATATGCGTTATGGCTTAGTGGCTATGGAAAAGGCGTGTTTAAAAAACTCGGTGATGCATTTATTATCATGGGTGCTTTACTTGGGGGAATTGGATTTTTAATTTTCCCGACAACGTCACTCATGAGATATCCCATTTGGCATTACTTATGTTTATACAGTCTGTTCTTCCATACGGCTATGATTTATTTAAGCTTTATGTATTTAAAACAGCAAAAAACTTTAGTAAACCGAAAAACTTATGTTTATTTTAGTGTTTATTTTATGATAGGAGCCATGATATCAATTATCTTAAATGTTTTATTTGGATCAAACATTATGTTACTTCGAGAACCCTTTAATGTTCCATTTGCCTTTGTTCATGAAATTCAAAAACATAGTCAAGTCGCTTATACGCTACTGGCTATGCTAGCTTACTTAGTTGGACCTGCCCTATTTTCATTGATTGTCAAAATAATCTTGGCTCGTCAAACAAGAAAATTTAATTAA
- a CDS encoding LTA synthase family protein yields the protein MKQFNLFKICIGILTAYGILTWTNSQTSQLLLSILVTALWCVAYFFITKQINVKNKSNLNLIVFLITLISVSYFNFTIERPLPFLTQSYSLSFVASEGPVQISQMNVNHQNLDLSTLTTDNDWIFKETLASSNGTPLTLSNLKNELIGIQLLKTSGAGTLSIYRNDHLVKTIHLNSTTENDLKIKVSPDYPILLNLAYMGSLMAFYLILSYLVAFAGKLTQRFNVEALSPEIIGYAALPILLITLFKWTGLANVSYRPLLLMIFFISITGSEIGLFKKVKMKHNDSFIKWIRIFFYLILTSILTILVMQIIYFFPNFDITMTWIAHHINLIFLASTIVFSISLALYCLFNHLILAISLSNLLLIVVGIANYYKMLVVGEPIYPSDMSMLSQMDEIVGYVKEILSPALIGGLMAFIIGLAILSVFTRKGTKLTLKSRVIGLVLALFYLASTFYYDKTFMNPIVTKTVNFSKWNQLSNYQQNGFLFGFITNLQNDLMIKNENYSEANMQQITDYYTEKAKEYNQNLTNTQTPNVMVIVSESLSDPTVFNQLTFSEDPLPNLRQYMQTYSSGNMLSPFKGNRTANIEFEFLLGFTNSLLLEGTVPFQQALSQKTEIPSIVSYFDDLGYSSIAIHPNNAAFYKRSLVYPALGFDEFMSIDKMTAPEYIDSGKYVTDEYVFNQMYDHLLNTEGPTFTYGLTMQNHIPIFDEKFGPTSITVTDSSGVENKEMETYAEGLKETDTALKDFITKIENYDEPTVVVFFGDHLVNFSSDIHAAHGYVDKDPNAQTAKLFYETPLLIMSNIQDFNIENIYDVSPIFIAPLILKELNLPLTPFQMFLSDLYEEFSVLHNNFKMDANQNQVNELTAKQQQLLLTFELIQYDILEGSEDLLPTFFNVPE from the coding sequence ATGAAACAGTTTAATCTATTTAAGATTTGCATTGGAATCTTAACAGCCTATGGTATTCTCACTTGGACGAATAGTCAAACGTCTCAACTTCTATTAAGTATCCTAGTGACAGCCCTTTGGTGCGTGGCTTATTTTTTCATAACCAAGCAAATCAATGTCAAAAATAAATCCAATCTAAACCTTATTGTTTTTTTAATCACCTTAATTAGTGTCTCATATTTCAATTTTACGATTGAGAGGCCATTACCCTTTCTAACACAATCTTATTCATTAAGTTTTGTTGCGAGTGAGGGACCTGTTCAAATTTCTCAAATGAATGTAAATCATCAAAATTTGGATTTAAGTACTCTAACGACAGACAATGATTGGATTTTTAAAGAAACATTAGCAAGCTCTAATGGTACTCCTTTAACTCTATCCAACCTAAAAAATGAGTTAATCGGCATCCAACTTTTAAAAACGAGTGGAGCTGGAACTCTTTCTATTTATCGTAACGATCATCTCGTTAAAACCATTCATTTAAATAGTACAACAGAGAACGATTTAAAAATTAAAGTGTCACCCGACTATCCTATTTTATTAAACCTCGCTTATATGGGCTCGCTGATGGCTTTTTATCTCATTTTAAGTTATCTGGTGGCTTTTGCTGGCAAACTGACACAAAGGTTCAATGTTGAAGCTTTATCACCTGAAATCATTGGATATGCTGCACTGCCTATCCTCCTCATCACTTTATTTAAATGGACCGGACTTGCCAATGTCTCTTATCGTCCTCTATTATTAATGATCTTCTTCATTTCTATAACGGGAAGTGAAATCGGATTATTTAAAAAAGTAAAAATGAAACACAATGATTCATTCATCAAGTGGATTCGTATTTTCTTCTACTTAATACTCACTTCGATTCTGACCATCTTAGTGATGCAAATCATTTACTTTTTCCCAAACTTTGATATCACCATGACATGGATTGCACATCATATCAACTTAATTTTCTTGGCTTCAACAATTGTCTTTAGTATTAGTTTGGCATTATATTGTCTTTTTAATCACTTAATTTTAGCAATTAGCTTATCAAACCTCTTATTAATTGTCGTTGGCATTGCGAACTACTATAAAATGCTTGTCGTTGGAGAACCAATTTATCCGTCAGATATGTCTATGTTATCGCAAATGGATGAAATCGTAGGCTATGTTAAAGAAATTTTATCGCCAGCTCTGATTGGTGGATTAATGGCTTTCATCATTGGTCTAGCTATTCTTTCCGTCTTCACACGTAAAGGAACAAAACTAACACTCAAATCCCGTGTCATTGGATTAGTTTTAGCACTTTTTTATCTCGCCTCAACCTTTTACTACGATAAAACATTCATGAATCCGATCGTCACTAAGACAGTGAATTTCTCAAAATGGAACCAACTTTCAAACTATCAACAAAATGGCTTCCTATTTGGATTTATCACCAATCTTCAAAACGACTTGATGATTAAAAATGAAAACTATAGTGAAGCCAATATGCAACAAATCACTGATTATTATACTGAAAAAGCAAAAGAATATAATCAAAACTTAACGAATACCCAAACACCTAATGTGATGGTCATTGTCAGTGAGTCATTAAGTGATCCAACTGTGTTTAATCAATTAACATTTAGTGAAGATCCACTTCCTAACTTAAGACAATACATGCAAACTTATTCATCAGGGAACATGTTATCACCTTTTAAAGGCAACCGTACCGCAAATATTGAGTTTGAATTTTTACTTGGCTTTACAAACTCTTTATTACTAGAAGGAACCGTCCCATTCCAACAAGCTTTAAGTCAAAAAACAGAGATTCCATCGATTGTCTCTTACTTTGATGATTTAGGTTACTCTTCAATTGCGATTCATCCAAATAATGCAGCCTTCTATAAACGAAGTCTCGTTTATCCAGCTCTTGGATTTGATGAATTTATGTCAATTGATAAAATGACAGCCCCTGAATATATTGATAGTGGGAAATATGTAACAGACGAATACGTATTTAATCAAATGTACGACCATTTACTAAACACAGAAGGTCCTACCTTCACGTATGGATTAACCATGCAAAATCACATCCCTATCTTTGATGAGAAATTCGGTCCAACGTCCATAACCGTTACAGATTCATCTGGAGTTGAAAACAAGGAAATGGAAACTTATGCAGAGGGTCTAAAAGAAACAGATACTGCCTTAAAAGACTTTATTACCAAAATTGAAAACTATGATGAACCAACGGTTGTTGTCTTCTTTGGAGACCATTTAGTCAACTTCTCATCCGATATTCATGCTGCTCATGGATACGTTGATAAAGATCCAAATGCACAGACAGCTAAATTATTCTATGAAACACCTTTATTAATTATGTCAAACATCCAAGACTTTAACATTGAAAACATTTATGATGTCAGCCCAATCTTTATTGCTCCCCTAATCTTAAAAGAGCTTAATTTGCCACTGACACCTTTCCAAATGTTCTTATCTGATTTATACGAAGAATTCAGTGTGTTACATAACAACTTTAAAATGGATGCTAACCAAAACCAAGTTAATGAATTAACAGCAAAACAACAACAACTTTTATTAACCTTTGAATTAATTCAATACGATATTTTAGAAGGTTCAGAAGACTTACTTCCTACTTTCTTCAATGTCCCTGAGTAA